In one window of Littorina saxatilis isolate snail1 linkage group LG11, US_GU_Lsax_2.0, whole genome shotgun sequence DNA:
- the LOC138980794 gene encoding exostosin-1-like — protein MQFKKRFLLVSIICGILLLITYLGGFLHEAYLRRVSQSQRNGKVFSLVTSSSKNLHSYFDEGDYAFAEDLHVSPVQRRQILSQTSSAETTDDHHPLHQQDQKFHHQQRYAKCRMETCFNFTRCARGFKVFVYPRQFRISSSYGKILASLEESRYHTTDPTEACLFIPSIDTLDQDVRSSDHFDVQDKLKNLPYWNNGQNHIIFNQYSGTWPDYVDELGFDVGQAIIAKASFSVEKFRSGFDISFPLFAKDHPLKGGEGGFLQNSLNTIPSYRHYLLAFKGKRYLTGIGSETRNSLYHIHNSKDIILLTTCKHGKGWEKNQDDRCKKDNAEYDK, from the coding sequence ATGCAGTTCAAAAAGCGTTTCCTTTTAGTGTCCATAATATGTGGAATCCTGCTTCTCATCACCTACCTCGGGGGGTTTCTTCATGAGGCTTACTTGCGCCGTGTCAGTCAGAGTCAACGCAATGGAAAAGTTTTCTCTCTCGTCACATCCTCGAGCAAAAACCTCCACTCGTATTTTGACGAGGGCGACTATGCATTCGCCGAGGACTTGCATGTGTCTCCAGTACAGAGACGACAGATTTTATCACAGACATCGTCGGCGGAGACCACCGATGATCACCACCCCCTCCACCAACAGGATCAGAAGTTTCATCATCAACAGCGATACGCCAAGTGTCGCATGGAAACATGCTTTAACTTCACGAGGTGTGCGCGAGGATTCAAAGTGTTTGTGTACCCGAGACAGTTTAGGATCTCCAGCAGTTACGGGAAGATTCTCGCTAGCCTTGAGGAATCACGGTACCATACGACGGATCCGACGGAAGCGTGTCTCTTCATACCATCCATAGACACCCTAGACCAAGACGTCCGTAGTTCCGATCACTTTGACGTGCAGGATAAATTAAAGAACCTGCCTTACTGGAACAACGGACAAAACCACATCATCTTCAACCAGTACTCCGGCACGTGGCCGGATTACGTAGACGAACTAGGATTTGATGTGGGACAAGCTATCATAGCCAAAGCTAGTTTTTCTGTGGAAAAATTCCGAAGCGGATTTGACATTTCTTTTCCGTTATTTGCTAAAGACCACCCTCTGAAAGGAGGCGAGGGTGGATTCTTGCAAAATTCACTGAACACCATTCCGTCATATCGGCATTACTTGTTGGCTTTCAAGGGAAAACGTTACCTTACTGGGATCGGTTCGGAGACAAGGAATTCGCTGTACCATATACACAACTCTAAGGATATAATTCTTCTGACGACTTGCAAGCATGGGAAGGGCTGGGAGAAGAACCAGGATGATCGGTGCAAAAAAGACAACGCTGAATATGACAAGTAA